From the Deinococcus misasensis DSM 22328 genome, one window contains:
- a CDS encoding GNAT family N-acetyltransferase, protein MHPFLSLCIENYIQMFPTSMYAGLTVHEGPELAYRIGGFPIANLNSVVRSILTTDPEKQVDEVIEIFKKRGLPFNWVITPESKPENLAELLQQRGLKHSSDLLAMGRTLEGLPALDLPEGFTISEVTSDGLLEAWARVGQASFHLPAQAVQLRIRQFERLLEGGLWPVKLYVGFCGTEAVCGSGLRLTPNSAGVYFVGTVPEHTRKGYGQQITLKSLQDAFDLGHRVGVLMSTAEGFQVYQRLGFEHVGTFQVYIKG, encoded by the coding sequence ATGCATCCGTTTTTGTCTCTGTGCATCGAAAATTACATCCAGATGTTTCCCACCAGCATGTACGCAGGGCTCACCGTTCATGAGGGGCCTGAACTGGCTTACCGCATTGGCGGATTTCCCATTGCCAACCTGAACTCGGTGGTGCGTTCCATTTTGACCACCGACCCCGAGAAGCAGGTGGATGAGGTCATTGAAATCTTCAAAAAACGGGGATTGCCCTTCAATTGGGTCATCACCCCTGAGAGCAAGCCAGAGAACCTTGCCGAACTTTTGCAGCAAAGGGGTCTGAAGCACAGCTCGGATTTGCTGGCGATGGGTCGAACGCTGGAAGGTTTGCCTGCTCTGGACCTTCCTGAGGGTTTCACCATTTCTGAGGTGACTTCTGATGGTTTGCTGGAAGCGTGGGCCAGGGTGGGGCAGGCCAGTTTCCATTTGCCTGCGCAGGCGGTGCAGCTTCGCATCCGGCAGTTTGAGCGTTTGCTGGAAGGCGGACTGTGGCCGGTCAAGCTGTATGTGGGGTTCTGTGGCACAGAAGCCGTGTGCGGAAGTGGTTTGCGCCTGACCCCCAACAGTGCAGGGGTGTATTTTGTGGGCACCGTTCCAGAGCACACCCGCAAAGGTTACGGACAGCAGATCACCCTCAAATCTTTGCAGGATGCTTTTGACCTCGGGCACAGGGTGGGGGTGCTGATGTCCACGGCTGAAGGCTTTCAGGTGTACCAGCGTCTGGGCTTTGAGCACGTGGGGACATTTCAGGTGTACATCAAAGGTTGA
- a CDS encoding TetR/AcrR family transcriptional regulator has product MGRKDLSHIRKEEILDAFERCILEQGLEKATLQRTAEVAKVNLGTIHHYIGKKDAMLRLLTERLMQRARAGVAELQNALPPEQRWPALLQAFFPADTDPTNRILTELVKSSEKSPDLQAFLLDINTLYSQLISEELHTQHPELSPEQANQIAFAVLALSYGGDVLVGLGLPSTRRDRLPEMVQAWISHPTRR; this is encoded by the coding sequence ATGGGACGCAAAGACCTGAGCCACATTCGCAAAGAGGAAATTCTGGACGCTTTTGAACGTTGCATTCTGGAGCAAGGACTGGAAAAAGCCACCCTGCAACGCACTGCGGAGGTGGCAAAGGTCAATCTGGGCACCATCCACCATTACATTGGAAAAAAAGACGCCATGCTGCGCCTACTGACCGAACGCCTGATGCAGAGGGCCAGAGCGGGGGTGGCAGAATTGCAAAATGCACTGCCTCCAGAGCAACGCTGGCCTGCCCTGCTGCAAGCGTTTTTCCCAGCAGACACCGACCCCACCAACCGGATCCTGACCGAACTGGTCAAAAGCAGCGAAAAATCACCCGATCTGCAGGCTTTTTTGCTGGACATCAACACACTGTACAGCCAGTTGATTTCAGAGGAACTGCACACCCAGCATCCAGAGCTTTCACCTGAACAGGCAAACCAGATCGCTTTTGCAGTGCTGGCTCTGTCCTACGGCGGTGATGTGCTGGTGGGATTGGGTTTACCCAGCACCAGACGTGACCGCCTGCCTGAAATGGTGCAGGCATGGATTTCCCACCCCACCCGGAGATGA
- a CDS encoding DUF418 domain-containing protein: MQNRITAIDTLRGFALLGILLMNITSFSMPIEAYYNPNVYGGQNLWNQMVFGLMYVLADQKFMALFSMLFGASMLLLIQKLEQKGQPPARVHYTRNGWLLLFGILHMVFLWEGDILLVYALCSFVLFFFRRMPARGQLVAGLLVFFSPVVLNLQSQQTLQTFTPTEMQKLEQLWNPPASKIQQDIRAFQGTYGQQLSRRLTLDASSSPSRAEDLFGLLVLTDGFARAFGMMLVGMALYNWGIITGKASRRVYLNMAGWGLGIGLPLSLVALFLQHLNDWEVTYSLFTAKTISQVYTPLMACGYLGVVMLWIQSGLWSRLQNRLALVGQMALSNYIGQSVLANLIFYGLDLFGQVNRLQQLGMVLLIWVFQIQFSGFWMQRFQHGPLEWLWRTLTYRKRAPLVRSSNTRATEG; encoded by the coding sequence ATGCAAAACCGCATCACTGCCATTGACACCCTGAGGGGATTTGCCCTGCTGGGCATCCTCCTGATGAACATCACCAGTTTTTCCATGCCCATCGAAGCCTATTACAACCCAAACGTTTACGGAGGGCAGAACCTCTGGAACCAGATGGTGTTCGGATTGATGTACGTGCTGGCCGATCAGAAATTCATGGCCCTGTTTTCCATGTTGTTTGGAGCCAGCATGCTCTTGCTGATTCAGAAACTCGAACAGAAAGGCCAGCCTCCGGCCAGAGTGCATTACACCCGAAATGGCTGGTTGTTGCTGTTTGGCATCCTGCACATGGTTTTTTTGTGGGAGGGTGACATCCTGCTGGTTTATGCGCTGTGTTCCTTCGTGTTGTTTTTCTTCCGCAGAATGCCTGCCCGGGGGCAACTGGTCGCCGGATTGCTGGTGTTCTTCTCCCCTGTCGTTTTGAACCTGCAAAGTCAGCAAACCCTCCAGACCTTCACACCCACAGAAATGCAAAAGCTGGAACAGCTCTGGAACCCTCCGGCCTCCAAAATCCAGCAAGACATCCGTGCTTTTCAGGGCACCTATGGTCAGCAGCTTTCCCGAAGGCTCACTCTGGATGCCTCCTCCTCTCCCTCCAGAGCAGAAGACCTCTTTGGACTGCTGGTGCTCACCGATGGGTTCGCCAGAGCCTTTGGCATGATGCTGGTCGGCATGGCCCTGTACAACTGGGGCATCATCACAGGCAAAGCGTCCAGGAGGGTGTACCTGAACATGGCAGGCTGGGGACTGGGAATCGGACTTCCCCTTTCTCTGGTGGCCTTGTTCTTGCAGCACCTCAATGACTGGGAGGTGACCTACAGCCTATTCACAGCGAAAACCATCAGTCAGGTGTACACCCCCCTGATGGCCTGCGGATACCTGGGGGTGGTGATGTTGTGGATTCAATCCGGTCTGTGGAGCAGGCTTCAGAACAGGCTGGCCCTTGTAGGGCAGATGGCACTCAGCAATTACATTGGGCAAAGTGTACTTGCCAACCTGATCTTTTACGGTCTTGACCTGTTTGGTCAGGTGAACAGGCTGCAACAACTCGGGATGGTGCTCCTGATCTGGGTGTTTCAAATTCAGTTCTCGGGTTTCTGGATGCAAAGGTTTCAACATGGACCGCTGGAATGGCTCTGGCGAACCCTGACCTACCGCAAAAGGGCTCCACTGGTCAGGTCCAGCAACACCAGAGCAACAGAAGGGTGA
- a CDS encoding aldo/keto reductase, whose translation MASSFSPNFTETVSIGRGATVTRLGLGASVQGGLFRPVSAEEARAVFQAALDAGIRFFDTAPWYGFGESEFRLGEFLQGKPEFTVSSKVGRLLREGIPPHPTQLGADGERVFKTSLSLNVVYDFTYDGVMRSFEETLDRMQLDHLDMVFIHDPDAVGVTAPELLKGAYPALAELREQGRVKAIGAGMNQWEMPLELLQNADFDVFLLAGRYTLLEQHSMPLLQKCLETGAKIVVGGVFNSGLLANPKPDAKYNYSQAPELMLQRALAIKDVCDEYDISIKAAAMQFPLAHPAVASVLLGVRNLEQLHSNLQDYQTHIPTDFWTDLQKHGLLPEDFAHLPSQD comes from the coding sequence ATGGCATCTTCTTTTTCCCCCAACTTCACCGAAACGGTTTCCATCGGTCGTGGAGCCACCGTCACCCGCCTCGGACTGGGTGCTTCCGTTCAGGGAGGGCTTTTCCGGCCTGTCTCAGCAGAAGAGGCCAGAGCGGTGTTTCAGGCTGCTCTGGATGCAGGCATCCGTTTTTTTGACACGGCCCCCTGGTACGGGTTTGGCGAATCGGAATTCCGACTGGGTGAATTTCTGCAAGGAAAGCCAGAGTTCACGGTGTCCAGCAAAGTGGGTCGCCTGTTGCGCGAAGGCATCCCTCCCCATCCCACCCAGCTCGGGGCAGATGGAGAACGGGTGTTCAAAACCAGCCTGTCCCTGAACGTGGTCTACGATTTCACTTATGACGGTGTGATGCGGTCTTTTGAGGAAACCCTAGACCGCATGCAACTGGACCACCTGGACATGGTTTTCATCCATGATCCAGATGCTGTGGGTGTCACCGCTCCAGAGCTTCTGAAAGGGGCCTATCCTGCCCTTGCCGAATTACGTGAACAGGGAAGGGTCAAGGCCATTGGTGCAGGCATGAACCAGTGGGAAATGCCTCTGGAACTCCTGCAGAATGCAGATTTTGATGTGTTCCTGCTGGCCGGACGCTACACCTTGCTGGAACAACACAGCATGCCCTTGCTGCAAAAATGTCTGGAAACCGGAGCCAAAATTGTGGTGGGAGGGGTCTTCAACAGTGGACTGCTGGCCAACCCCAAACCGGATGCCAAATACAACTACAGTCAGGCCCCAGAGTTGATGTTGCAGCGTGCCCTTGCCATCAAGGACGTGTGCGACGAATACGACATTTCCATCAAGGCGGCGGCCATGCAGTTTCCTCTGGCCCATCCTGCGGTGGCCTCGGTGCTGCTTGGGGTCAGGAATCTCGAGCAACTGCACAGCAACCTGCAAGATTACCAGACCCACATCCCTACAGATTTCTGGACCGACCTGCAAAAGCACGGTTTGCTGCCAGAGGATTTTGCCCACCTGCCTTCACAGGACTGA